Proteins from one Chaetodon auriga isolate fChaAug3 chromosome 19, fChaAug3.hap1, whole genome shotgun sequence genomic window:
- the ufc1 gene encoding ubiquitin-fold modifier-conjugating enzyme 1: MADEATRRAVSQIPLLKTHAGPRDRALWPQRLKEEYQALIRFVEQNKAADNDWFRLESNADGTRWTGTCWFIHELLRYEFRLEFDIPVTYPDTAPEVAVPELDGKTAKMYRGGRICLTEHFAPLWARNAPRFGLAHLMALGLGPWLAVEVPDLIGKGLVVHKERQREAAAE; this comes from the coding sequence ATGGCGGATGAGGCCACGCGCAGGGCCGTGTCGCAGATCCCGCTGCTGAAGACACACGCGGGGCCGCGGGACCGCGCGCTGTGGCCGCAGCGGCTGAAGGAGGAGTACCAGGCGCTGATCCGCTTCGTGGAGCAGAACAAAGCTGCCGACAACGACTGGTTCCGCCTCGAGTCGAACGCGGACGGCACGCGCTGGACTGGCACGTGCTGGTTCATCCACGAGCTGCTGCGCTACGAGTTCCGGCTGGAGTTTGACATCCCCGTGACGTACCCGGACACAGCGCCCGAGGTAGCCGTCCCGGAGCTGGACGGGAAGACCGCAAAGATGTACCGCGGCGGAAGGATTTGTCTCACCGAGCACTTCGCGCCGTTGTGGGCCCGGAACGCGCCACGCTTCGGCCTGGCGCACCTAATGGCGCTGGGACTCGGACCGTGGCTCGCCGTGGAGGTCCCGGACCTGATCGGAAAGGGGCTTGTGGTCCACAAGGAGCGGCAGCGCGAGGCGGCGGCAGAGTGA